Below is a window of Humulus lupulus chromosome 2, drHumLupu1.1, whole genome shotgun sequence DNA.
GGTTAGAAACTGCTCCCAGAACACGTCGTTCACTTTACCCGGAGCAGCTACTGACCCTTGATTAGTAGTTGCAGCCTCTTGGGAAGACGGTAGATTTTTTCCTCCATCGGCCACAGTTTTCTTCATCGAAGAGAATCTAGTTTCAGATTCTCTTGGATTGGCACCAAATCTTAATTCCAGGGGTTTCCTGATACCCTGACCTAGTTGGGGCATGCCAGCTGAATAAGGATGGTTGTTTACTTCAAATGGAGAAGATGCTAGGCTCAGATTTAATAGACAGGAAATTTGGCCATCGCCTTCTTCGCTAGAAGTCAAATTTGTCTGCAATGAGCGCAATCCGGGGCTTCCATTAGTTGGCTGTTTTCGTGACAAAGATGAATCCATTTTAAATCCAAACGATGTCCCTGTATCTGAAAGCTCTAATGGTTCGGGTGCAAGGAAGAGGCCTTCTGCTCTTACACGCGCACCTCTAAGTTCTGGCTCAGATATTTTCCTGTGCAAAATTTCTCCATCTTCATTGGAACTCTGGGTGCTATTTGAAACCAGGTGCATATCTGAAACAGCTGGTGATAGTTCCAATCTCAGCTTATTTGAGAAATCTTGGTGGAAAATATTCCCAAATTCGGCTCTTGAACTACTGTGGTTTTCCACAAAACCATTTTCAACAACTGGCTGTGAATATTCAACTTCAGGCAGTCGCCTTTTCTTATTATATGATCCGAAATCCATAGATTCAATCTTCTGAACAAGATAATCTACGAAAGCAGGATCTTTAACAGCTTTCTCTAAAAAAGAGTGCAAATCATCTTGCCTTTTCTCTATACCATTCACCCGCTGTGTTACGATTTCCAATTGAGGCTTTTCCATTAGCTGCTGTTTGCAATGAGAAATATTTTCCTCGAGCACAGATTTTTCACGTGAAAGCTTCTCTAATTCTTCATCAAGAGTTGCTCTTTCTGAATCGGCTAAAGAACCTTGAGGATTACTGTGGCTATGAATTGGTTTTCTTCGGTGGATATTCTTAAGAAGATGCTTTTGATCTTTCACAAAATCCTCATTCTGAAATTCCCATTTCTCAGGGTCAATCTTTCGAAACCCCTGTCACCAGAATAGAACTCATGTACTCAGCCATACAATACTGTCCACATATTTTTAAATACCAAATGAGATCAGAGACACCACAAGACCTAAATATCTTGAAAACattttatgtgtttggaaaagATATAGAAAAGACATTTAAATGCATGAGAAATaagtaaaaaaacaaaaacaagaaaTAGGTTCTGCTGGAAGTCTCAAGGAGAGTGGAGATACAAAGAAAAGAAACATAACAATCAGCTTTATGTATGGACAGAATGAATACAATCCAAACACAGAAAAAATAGATACAACTAAGATTTCAAGTATTGAAAAAATTAACATTTGCTTTTGTTGTTTACCGAAGTTCCATTTCATCATTTCAGTCTTGATACTACTTCAACAGAGACGCAAACACACATTTTTCATTGATTTAACAAGAACTGAAGCAGAATCTCAAGGTTACAGCTAGCATGGTAGCTGCATACAATATACACAACGAGGTTGAGTTAGACTTTAACGAGGCTAATTTAAGGCTTTCTCCCTTGAGAAGTTTCTGATTGTTCTGTGCTTTTAGTGGCTAAAGTAGTTTTCATCAGAATGCACAATAATGTCTTTAAAAATAATCCCTAGTACCAAAGTACTACATTTTTTATAATTCCTGCTACTGGTCTTAAGCCAGCTCAGGCCTTTTTGTCATCTATCATATAGCACCTTGTAGACACAAGCATTTTACATAGCTCCATATCCCACCTTATTGTTGAAGTTTACTGATGCAACAAACTTATTACTTCAGAGCCCAACTTTAGCAGCTAACATCAACGAAGCCTATTTCATAGGCATACTATGCAAGTAACAGAAACTAGAACTCGAAAAGTATCAAACAGACATCAGCTATGTCCCTCTCTTGCCAACATTCAACATTATACAAATAACAACTCGAGGGCTTTAATTAGCTTCCCTAGCAACTATAAAAGATAAATTTAACTTTGTTCAACATTCACAAGAAGTGATCACACTTCCATTCCTCTTATGTTCAAactacaattaaaaataaaataaaatatatctttctTTTTTATCAAATAAAACATGATATACAATACAGTAACCTCACAATTTTCATTCCTTTCTCTAGTTCTCTTACATATTTTACATATTTTCTTCCTACCAGCCCTTTTTTCAGCCTAACTTTCTTTTAATATAGAGAAATCCCTATCAAAAAATGACTACAGAAATATTCCCAGAAGAAAATCATGTCCAATTTCATTTAACTATTTCCTATCATACACATTGTTAAGAACATCAACTCAATATCATTAACAATCCACAAAGAAATCACGGAAAACACTCAATTAAAAGCATGAATTTCATAATCAAACATTTTGAACacgaaactaaaccttcaaaacTCAATTCAATCAATTCTTAGTGAAAGATGCCATTAAAGCTCATAAAGCAATAAATTTCACACAAATTCGAAAAAAATGCAATCgaatccaaaataaaaaaaaaaaactcacgtAGGTGTTGAGCTGACGAATGAAGCTGGAGAAATTATTGTGCTTGAAATACGTTGGAAGGAGAAGGCGACTGAACTCCGGCGGATTCCAAACCACGAAGCTGCTCTTGCTTGCGCTCCACGAAACGATCTCGTCCGTGGCAGAATCATCCACCATATCGTAAGTTTTCAACAAGAACGGCGCCGGACCACTCCCGCCGGAAGCGGCCGCCTGAGCTCCTTCCATCGCGATCGTAAGGGAAGGAGCTTGTGGTTTGGGGATAGAGTTTGAAGCGAATTTATGGTGGAAGAAAGCTTCGGAGAAGAAGAGGGATTGggggaaaaagaaaagaagtctAAATTGAGTAAACTCTACAGAAATGGAAGATTCCAGCTATGGGTTCCGGCAGCCATAGTTGACTCAATATCTGTATTAGTATTAGATACGGTTAGGAATGGACAGTGTACGGTTTGGTAGAAAATCATGGACAATAATCATCCCTAAATTAGAGTAAATATAAGATTTTTCTTATTACCAAAATTTATAATTAAGTACATTGGAATATTCTTATACAGGGGTGACCCTTTTGTTCGAATGGGCAATTTTTATTATAGATGCACACGGGTTAGATTTTTGGATTTTGGGTGCATCGGGCTCGGGTGGAGAAAAATAGTACAGAAATCGATCCGAAAAATTCGTGTTTTTGTGAGGTTTCGGGTTTGTTCGGGTCGGGTTGGACTGGACCTATTGAGTTTTGGGCCGAAAAatcaaattttgcaaaaatactatttttttttacactttttttcaaaatactattttttttttcaaatttggggtTTGATTTCTAGTTGAACTGGGActattgggttttgggccgaaaagccaaattttataaaaataccattttttatactttttttcaaaaataccattttttcagatttcgggtttgaacccgaacccgagtttaaaaaatttaaaatcgaACCCTACCCGAATTTTTTCAGGTTCGGGTCATATTTTACCCGAATCCGACGGATTTTCTCAAAAAACGTGTTTTCGGGTTGCGGGTCGAGCGGTTTTAcgggtttttcgggtcaaatgttcacccttAATTTTTATCACCTTGAGAaattataatctaatttttttttcatgatgttatgctaattttttataaatttcaaataatttacggTGCTGAAATCAAAATTCAAACATTGAGTTGCATGCGTGgcgaatttttttatatatgcgtAGATAACAGACTATTTGAACTTTCATTTCGAcaatgtaaattattcgaaatttcttgaaaattggcGGGATGCCCACTATAACTATCATGTATGCAGTCAtacaaaaaaattgggttataatttttCTAAGTAATGAAAATAGAAAATGCACGTATGATATGGGTAAAAGTAATGTTAATTGTGGCTTTTTTGCTCcaatttatatgagatttttgaGGTAAAAGAATATGGGAGTGTTTGTGGTAGGGTAGTTTTTTTTACTCTATTAGTAGAGCACACTCCCTCTATGAACATAAGGGTACGTCTTCATTCAAATTTTGTTTCTTCACGAGGGTGTTCAGTGTAGTTATAATGAGTTTATTACAAGTTTttgagaaattctaaataatttacagtaccgaaaatagAGTTCAAATAGTTGCTTTTACATGCGTATAAAAAAAATAGCACGCATGCAACAAGTtgtttaaactttgttttttgcactgtaaattattcaaaatttcttgaaaatttgcaaaaAGTTCACTATAACTACAATAAACATACTcataaaaaaaatggaataaaaacGCCCCCATGTACCCATATAGGGAGCATGCCATGCCGGTAGGGTAAAAAAGACTACCCTACCATAGAACTTCCCTAAGAATgggatttttttattttgtgaagaTTGTTTTCCAATTCAACAtagttttaatttatatatatatatatatatatatatatgtgtgtgtgtcaTATTACGTAGTATCACTATTTAAATAGAAAAAGTACAATTTGGTGGAATAGAAAATTCAAACCTTAAAAGCTTATCATTTAGTCTAAGCGCAATCTAAACCAATTCATAAGCAGCATCATAAATACAACGTAATATGAAGAAAACAACGGAATATAATCATTTGGTACtctatatttttgcaaagtattattttggtactttatgtttttgtaaagtatcattttggtaccttctgttttttgcaaagtatcattttggtactctctgttttcaataatgctcatatgataccctgtattttaaaatcgtacatatttggtaccctaaactcagatttgatagataaaattttgtcaatttaatcaaactgctgtcaattatataagttacaaatttaaatttaattacataattacaaaTAACTGATgatagtttgatcatattgacaaaattttatctatcaaatctgaatttagggtaccaaatatgtacgattttaaaatacatggtacaatatgagcattattgaaaatagagggtaccaaaataatactttgcaaaaacacagggtaccaaataagtatattcccaaaataacaatttataagaaaaaagaaattagaagTCTACAACTTTGAACCAACATTCCCACAGACAAGCTAATAATATAGTTTTAATGTCAAATTTCGTTTTGTTAAAATATAGGTGtagtttggtaacacttaaaaaattaattttttatttaattaattaaaaatttgacaattaaacataaaataatgtttagtaattctatttttatttattatttttaaaaattttaaataaaagtcattaaattttgaaaatataattttttcacttttaaattttttaaaaacaattttcgacttttttttttttttattctctttttcAAATCAACATCTTAACCCaatttatattattaaacaaaaaataaaaataaaaattaataaaagaattttttattttttatttttaaaaaataaaaataaaaatagttaccaaacataattttattttttaataataaaaaaacaaaaataaaataatatttctatttttgagtttaaaaaattcaaaaacaaaaattttaccaaacacaactaTAGTTATAATCATTTTTAAGATTGATTTTGTAGTTTTACAAGGACAATTTCATCATAATACTTCTTTTCAAGCTACTTGTATTTTCTTTACTCTCTCACATTTTAGGAACGagataattgttttttttttttttataaatctcATTTTCTTTCAACCACTATTTTCTATTAGCATTTTTCAATTTTCTTTCCGCAATTATTATTCTTTCATTACATTTTCTTCTACAAAACAATGACAAAAGATGTTGGCATAGAAGTAAGTACATGTTACCACTTTGGTAACTAAAAAATAATAGAGATAATTCCTTGGTAGGGGCATAGAAAATGCCCCTACTGTAGGGGCGTTTTCTATTTTTGGTATTGGAaaaattataacctaattttgttcatgaatgtatatattatagttataacagatatcccacaaatttttagaaaattcaaaataatttatagtgtccaAATCAGAGTTCAAGCAGTAAATTGCACGTGTGACTAAGTTTTTTTATAGGCGTAGAAAACAGattgtttgaactctgatttgaatactgtaaattattcgaaatttctaaAAAATTGATAGAATGCATGCTATAACTTTAATATACACTGTTGTGAAACTAataattgagttataattttccTAAATACTAGAAACAGAAAATGACCCTACGGTTTGGGCATTTTCTATGCCTCTACTTTAGTAATAACAACTAGTTATTGTATCATATTTTTTGGATTTTAGCAAACTAGTAACCACCTTGAAACTGAAAAAATGAGTAACTAATTATTGTATcgtgtttttttaatttaaaaataaaaaatcaattttatattcaaaatttaacTCAATATTTACTATAAGCCTTGTTTCTTTTACTATAACTAGACATTTGTTGATTATGTTCTTATACACCACAAAATTAACAAATCGCGATTGATATGAGAACATTAGTAACATGCATTCTTATTTTTTTAGCTTTGTTACAAACCAGTAACCATTTTAGTTACTACTTTGAAACTACGATAACTAATTAATGTGTCATGTTTTttagatttaaaataataataataataatcacattCAACATTTAACTCAATATTGATTGTAAATCTCGATTCTATTATTAGAATTTCAGATTGATTGACTTTGTTCTTAGATATCACAAAATCAATGtttaaattatgtattttttGTAGTTTGAATCTGTATAGTTATGAGAAATGCTTGTACTTGATGACAAAATATTTAGACAAAGATTATTGCCAAAAGATCATAAGGTGGAATATTGAAGTAATTTATATGCTATTACATATTTTATTTGACTAATGATAACATGTTATTATGACATTTTAACCTGATGGTTAGAGCATTGCTATAAGGCACCCTAGGGTCCAATACCCTACGTCGTGTAGTTTAGTTATCAGGtatcatatattttaatttaaattttattaaaatatgtgAGACCTAACAATGAGTTGCACCAATAAAAGTATAAGATGTTGGACTCTCGAGGGTGGTCTTTAGCATTTCTCTTATACTTATGAGAtgattatataattttatatgaaaattattGTATTTGAACTCTTTTTTACATAATCCTTAGAATTCGGTAGTTCAATTACATTTAGCTTGTTTGTTGTTAAGGAGTAAAATCACCCAAGGCCTGATAATTATATGCAAGTAATGATGGGAGTTGAAATTGAAAGAGTACCCGAGTACCCCCACCCTCTATCACTATTGGTACAAATGAATATGAGATCTTgtgtattttaatttaaattaatttaaaataaaatatgtgagacaTGCTAGCAAATTACATCAATCACGATACATTATGCACCCTAGAGCGGAAATgagaaagataaaaaaaaattatttgactaGTAAGTGACTATGAATTTGCCATACTAAGGTTCCTTTCCAATAACATAATATTTGTGAGATGCCCTAAAATACTTAATTTGAATGTTGACAAGAATAGACAGTTTGGTGTGGCAGCAAAATTATCATCAGTTACTTGGGAAGTCTGTCACATTTATTGTATTTCGTTTTtctgaaataatatttattattattattattattatatacataGATAAAAGAGTATGTCATGTATACTAATAAGATAATTGCTAAATAGTACTATCAGTGTCCAACACTATAATAAAATGACATACTTTTATTGGTGTAATTTAATATTGGAtcctatttatttaaattttataagtaTTATGAAGTATCGTTAACCACTCATAAAGTGTCACCTCATGTGTTATTGGACACATTAAGGAAATAAAAACCACCGctcgtaataataataataataagtagcATATATTTTTTCTGCCGACACTTGAACAATGGACACAACACAAAACACAATAATGTCAGCATGTGATCTCCGACCCCCAACACCCACCAAAGTACTAACTTAACTTAATTACATAATAAAGAGTTACCATATGTAATGCAAGGTCACTCCCTAGTGCTAGTGGCCAGTATTTTACGCCTTAAATTGTGTTGTGACTTGTGAGACTCCTCTGCCTCTAcacctttattattttctttttccaAAAGCTACGACTAAAGTGTGGCCAAACTCAGCTTTCTAAGACGACCCCCCAACCCTTTTTTGACCATTCCTTAAATCCACATTCAACTTTTCATACTTTGGTTTAGTCCAATCCCAATTCTCACGTAACTTTAAGCTTTACATAGTGACAAAAATGAATATTATAACTATAAGAAAACTAGAGAaaacaactctctctctctccaagtTTATTACACTATGATGATTCTAAAATGAGCTGCAAAGGATCAAAGTTTAAGACATTAATATGTAATGACTTATAAATAGTAATAATAACATTGAGCAAAATGACAAGAAATTTACATTTATTAGTGTGTACTCTCCACTGaagtaatttgtttttttttttgtataactGATACAAACTTGTACTTAAAACTCATTTCTATATTATCCCACTTAACCAAATAAGCTCATTCTAAATAATGAGAAAACGTATACTTATAACTATCTTCTTCTGCAAAACCAACACTAGGATCTTTACCATCCTTAATCACTCTCCTAACTTCCTCAACTCTCTCAATCATTCCCTTAACTGATAAATCAAATGCATCTTCAAGAGTCTCCAATCTCGACCTGGGATCTCCATAAACTATGTTTGGTATAAGCCTTATGACCTCTTCTCTCATACTCATTTCCTCATCCTTGGAAATGGCAAGTAACACTTGCTCAATGCCACCTTCTTTTAAGTCCTTCATGACATCCCTGACTGGAATATACACAGAATACTTGGTATGATTCTTGGGAAAATGCCATTTATATTGAGAATAAGCGGTGCCCGGATGGAAAAAAACTGGAATACAACCAGCTAAAATGGAGTCGAAAATCGACCTTCTTGTGTATGAATCTCCAGGAGGCTGCAAGCAATAGATTGAGCTTTGAAACACTCTCATTACACTAACTGGTTTGCTACAACTATTCTCAGCAGAACCACAGTCAATGAATTTGCACGACTTTGATGTTTGGCACTGATCAATAACCTTTGCTCTGATCGAATTGGTAAGGTCTGGCCTTGGTGCACCAGCAAAGGTGAACAGATGTGGCCTTGGCCGGCTCTTCATTCGGCTTTGCCACTCGAACACCATGCTATCTTTCGAGGGATGAAAGTAAGTGGGGTATGGAATGGCATAGTCATTCCTCCATGAACTTGCTTCCACTGAAAGCATTGACATGTTCATGGACTCAGGCAGAAACCTCAGCTTGCTACCCCAATCAGTAGTGTTATCAGTTTGCCTTCTAAAGTCCCAAGAAATTCTCCCAGCCACCATGAAATGGTCTCTCCCCCACATTTTCTTCCACTCGGGTTTCTTGGAAAGACACTGAAGAAGATCACGAGCAGAAGAATCTCTCTTTGAAATGTTGGAATCCCATAAACGAAGGCTGACATCAAGACCTGCATAAAAGGGTACAAATATAGCAGAAGCCATTGAAGAATTTTTTGTCAAACACCTGTAATGCATCATCTTGTTATGAAAAATCACTTCCAACATGAACTGGTTAGTGTTAAACCAACTGTTGTTAGACAAAAACCCTTCATAATCTTCAATCAAAGGGCCAAGACCCTGGTTTTCAATGTACGGACACATCGAATTCTCTGTTCCTCTGGTTAAGAGCCTGCAATTCTTGAGCAAGTCAGAGTTGAATCTACTTGGAAGATCTTGAATATAGATGTATCGACCGGCGCAGGGATCAGAAACGGTCTCAGTAGAGGGAATAACAAGTGGGTTTTCTTGTTTGTTGACTGAAGGAGCGATGACCCTCTTGTCGGCAGCCATTAAAGTCGAGTAATCAAAGCAAGACATAACGAAAAACAGAGCAACACAAGTGATAATGGCAAACCACATTTCTTGTGACCACTTTCTTGAAACTGGGTTTTCCATTGTTGTTCTTGgtaagaaatggattctgagaaagaaagaaagaaagaaaaaaaaactaaactttGCAGAGGAAAATATGGAAATGGAAATCAACAAGGGAAAATTGGTGGGGAAgtataaaaatttgatttttttttttggattgttTTGGGGAGTGAAACTGTACTACATGCATAATCAATATCCCTTTTGTGTaacattttgaaaataaatttttggTCTTTCTATAATTGTGTCCATTGGATTGTTTGGAATGGTGAGAAAAAGTTTTACATGGAAGAAGGAGGAGAAGGAGGAGAAGGCAAAATGGTCAGTTACTTTGGGAGAAAATTAAAAGCAGTATCATTAATAAGGAGGGACACATGTCCCCTATTCATCAACCAAAATCCTCTTTTTTTTGTTGGGATTCCTTGATTGAAGAGCTTGGGATTGCCTTTACatttttgtacttttttttttatttttttattattattattattttaaaggaGTAATTTTTCTTTCGGCATACTTCCACCCAAAATATATacttaaatattatacatagtaATGCGATAgtttatcttaattaattatatttattaaaattaaaattcattattttaaaaaatagtaaCACATCACTATGTGTAATATTTGGTACATATTTTGAGTGGATATATCATTACTGTTTTTCTTTAAGGAGAAAGATAAGGTAAGCGGACTGGTTTTGTATGAGGTAAGCTAgctaaatttttaaaatataaaaaagaatGATAAAAATGAACTTTTAACATATCAGCCAAATTTCAACTATTTTACATATGTTTTACTTAATGAATAATATTACttcatatataaaataattattcattgagttaaaattagtttttttttctatattaattatattttattttattttgttttgtttctttctcttttttactattataatgaataaaaaaaatatgtagatGATGTGGAGAAAATATAGAGAAAATGATATATGATGTAATGTAAATATTtgatgtaaaataaaataaaaaaatacaattttagtgatgtatttaaaaaaaaatagagtaaaGCATTCATTGGAAATGATAGTAGTGGGTAAAAAAAATTTGTGACCAAAATTTACACATTTAATATGGGTTTGAGTTTAATTTTAAGTTTGTTTTACCacaatatttaaattttgtgattggAATTTGGAACGGAAATAAGGGAAGTTAGAGTTTGGGACTTTGTAGTTATGGGCCTTATGCAATTGACATGTTTCAACTGCGTAAATTATGgctctttttttgttttgttttgttttgttttggtaTTCTAAGCAGAAAATGGAGTCAGTCCAAAACAGTGACAAGTTAAGGAAGAGATATAAAtttaatttctttcttttttatggGCAAATAGTATTAAGTAAGGATATGTGCACCTAAAATATGTACTCAAACATTACACATAATGATGTGTCactgtttttaaaaataatagattc
It encodes the following:
- the LOC133819876 gene encoding heat stress transcription factor A-5 → MEGAQAAASGGSGPAPFLLKTYDMVDDSATDEIVSWSASKSSFVVWNPPEFSRLLLPTYFKHNNFSSFIRQLNTYGFRKIDPEKWEFQNEDFVKDQKHLLKNIHRRKPIHSHSNPQGSLADSERATLDEELEKLSREKSVLEENISHCKQQLMEKPQLEIVTQRVNGIEKRQDDLHSFLEKAVKDPAFVDYLVQKIESMDFGSYNKKRRLPEVEYSQPVVENGFVENHSSSRAEFGNIFHQDFSNKLRLELSPAVSDMHLVSNSTQSSNEDGEILHRKISEPELRGARVRAEGLFLAPEPLELSDTGTSFGFKMDSSLSRKQPTNGSPGLRSLQTNLTSSEEGDGQISCLLNLSLASSPFEVNNHPYSAGMPQLGQGIRKPLELRFGANPRESETRFSSMKKTVADGGKNLPSSQEAATTNQGSVAAPGKVNDVFWEQFLTERPGCSDNEEASSNYRASAYDDLNDGRLGNGLSRSSKNVEQLTL
- the LOC133819877 gene encoding probable xyloglucan galactosyltransferase GT14, which encodes MENPVSRKWSQEMWFAIITCVALFFVMSCFDYSTLMAADKRVIAPSVNKQENPLVIPSTETVSDPCAGRYIYIQDLPSRFNSDLLKNCRLLTRGTENSMCPYIENQGLGPLIEDYEGFLSNNSWFNTNQFMLEVIFHNKMMHYRCLTKNSSMASAIFVPFYAGLDVSLRLWDSNISKRDSSARDLLQCLSKKPEWKKMWGRDHFMVAGRISWDFRRQTDNTTDWGSKLRFLPESMNMSMLSVEASSWRNDYAIPYPTYFHPSKDSMVFEWQSRMKSRPRPHLFTFAGAPRPDLTNSIRAKVIDQCQTSKSCKFIDCGSAENSCSKPVSVMRVFQSSIYCLQPPGDSYTRRSIFDSILAGCIPVFFHPGTAYSQYKWHFPKNHTKYSVYIPVRDVMKDLKEGGIEQVLLAISKDEEMSMREEVIRLIPNIVYGDPRSRLETLEDAFDLSVKGMIERVEEVRRVIKDGKDPSVGFAEEDSYKYTFSHYLE